The Planococcus versutus genome contains a region encoding:
- a CDS encoding amino acid ABC transporter permease has protein sequence MPEILVTVYDVFMRTYPGFLEATVVTLQLTAIGVILGTVIGLIIALMKISGSKILQAIANVYITIIRGTPLIVQIMFLYFGIVEIYTMSNFWAGAIALGVHNGAYIAEIFRGSIQGIDPGQREASMSLGMNRKQTMSRIVFPQALRRSIPPLGNQFIITLKDSSLVYIIGVAEIFSLGNREAAQSYQPFESFMVVALYYLVLVMIFTFLLRLYENKLDVDKA, from the coding sequence ATGCCAGAGATATTGGTAACCGTTTATGATGTATTTATGCGAACATACCCTGGGTTTTTAGAAGCCACTGTCGTTACACTTCAATTGACAGCGATTGGTGTTATTTTAGGTACCGTTATTGGTCTTATCATTGCATTGATGAAAATTTCAGGTTCAAAAATTCTACAAGCTATTGCAAACGTTTATATCACAATCATTCGAGGGACACCATTGATTGTACAAATTATGTTTTTATACTTTGGGATCGTAGAAATTTATACCATGTCGAATTTCTGGGCAGGGGCTATCGCACTCGGCGTTCATAATGGTGCTTACATTGCGGAAATTTTCCGTGGATCAATTCAAGGAATTGATCCTGGGCAACGAGAAGCCAGTATGTCGCTCGGAATGAATCGCAAGCAAACCATGAGCCGTATCGTCTTTCCACAGGCGCTCCGTCGCTCGATTCCACCACTGGGTAACCAATTTATTATTACATTAAAAGATTCATCACTTGTTTATATTATCGGGGTCGCGGAAATCTTCTCACTCGGAAATCGAGAAGCTGCGCAATCATATCAGCCATTCGAATCCTTTATGGTCGTTGCACTTTACTATTTAGTACTTGTAATGATTTTCACATTCTTATTGCGCTTGTATGAAAATAAACTCGATGTCGATAAAGCCTAA
- a CDS encoding transporter substrate-binding domain-containing protein — protein sequence MKKKLSFLSVIFSAGMLLAACGGDDSTSSEEGSSTDGEGSELKLLEDGKFTTASSGLYKPFNYEEGGNLTGFDIDIGNAISKEMGLEPNPVTTPFETIIQGLTTNRFDAVIGSMAITEERAKQVAFSDPYYYSGGVIFVREGNTEITSEADLEGATIGVVGQSTYDTAAQQYTDDENIQYYSSDVVALQDLTIEGRLDAVITADVVGFEAQNAGLEIEMIGEPLWIEQAAVAVRPEDKELLKAVNEALAAIIEDGTYDEISQKWFGRNLLDVDLEGIEILK from the coding sequence ATGAAAAAGAAATTATCATTTTTAAGTGTAATTTTTTCTGCAGGAATGCTATTGGCAGCTTGTGGAGGAGATGACTCAACCAGTTCGGAAGAAGGATCAAGCACAGACGGTGAGGGAAGTGAGTTAAAGCTACTAGAAGATGGCAAATTCACAACTGCTTCAAGTGGACTTTACAAGCCGTTTAACTATGAAGAAGGCGGCAATTTGACAGGCTTTGACATTGATATCGGAAACGCGATTTCTAAAGAAATGGGCTTAGAGCCTAATCCAGTGACTACGCCGTTTGAAACGATCATTCAAGGGTTAACAACAAATCGTTTTGATGCAGTCATCGGATCTATGGCAATTACAGAAGAGCGAGCTAAACAAGTCGCATTTTCTGATCCTTATTACTACTCGGGCGGTGTCATTTTTGTTCGTGAAGGAAATACAGAGATTACTTCAGAAGCTGACCTTGAAGGTGCAACAATCGGGGTAGTTGGACAAAGTACGTATGATACAGCTGCTCAACAATATACAGATGATGAAAACATTCAATACTACAGCAGTGATGTTGTGGCATTGCAAGATTTAACAATAGAAGGTCGTTTAGATGCTGTTATTACAGCGGATGTGGTAGGATTTGAAGCGCAAAATGCTGGTTTAGAAATCGAAATGATTGGCGAACCTTTATGGATCGAGCAAGCAGCAGTTGCAGTAAGACCAGAAGATAAAGAGTTGCTTAAAGCAGTTAACGAAGCATTAGCTGCCATCATTGAAGATGGCACATATGACGAAATTTCTCAGAAGTGGTTTGGACGAAACCTCCTCGATGTAGATCTTGAAGGAATTGAAATTCTCAAATAA
- a CDS encoding MurR/RpiR family transcriptional regulator, with translation MQDLLRSVSSSYREFSAGQKKIGDLFFKEPIFLAFSSALEVGRRVRVSESTVIRWTQKLGYKGYAEFQQVLQRKLAEERLEKAEQKISEPVADQSFLENLLDADILSIAKLKKTISEEKLLQVVDKISQADQIYVTGNFFDYGIAHWFANWLNLVLGHTETMYPSTGEYYTQLSKIERGDLVVAFVFPRYTRAALDTLKSVKAQGAEVIVLTDSEESPALVYADYELTVSVNSNLNIDSYTSVHALLTSIMRFVYVKQHAQVNENLAKVEAVYKDRNLFI, from the coding sequence ATGCAGGATTTACTGCGAAGTGTATCGAGTTCTTATCGAGAATTTAGTGCAGGTCAGAAAAAAATTGGTGATTTATTTTTTAAAGAACCTATTTTTTTAGCGTTTTCTTCTGCTCTTGAAGTGGGGAGGCGCGTTCGTGTGAGTGAATCGACAGTTATTCGGTGGACACAAAAACTGGGGTACAAAGGATATGCGGAATTTCAACAAGTCTTGCAGCGAAAGCTAGCAGAAGAACGTTTGGAAAAAGCAGAACAGAAAATTTCAGAGCCTGTTGCTGATCAATCTTTTTTAGAAAATTTGTTGGATGCAGATATTTTGAGTATCGCTAAGCTAAAAAAAACAATAAGTGAAGAAAAACTTCTTCAAGTAGTCGATAAAATTAGTCAAGCAGATCAGATTTATGTCACCGGCAATTTCTTTGATTATGGCATCGCTCACTGGTTCGCCAATTGGTTAAATCTTGTACTAGGTCATACCGAAACGATGTATCCTTCAACTGGAGAATATTACACGCAGCTTTCTAAAATAGAAAGAGGAGATTTGGTCGTTGCTTTTGTTTTTCCGCGTTATACCAGAGCGGCTCTTGATACGCTAAAAAGTGTAAAAGCACAAGGGGCTGAGGTCATTGTCTTAACTGATTCTGAAGAGTCTCCAGCTCTTGTTTATGCAGATTATGAGTTGACAGTATCTGTGAACTCAAATTTGAACATTGATTCCTATACTTCTGTCCATGCACTTTTGACTTCGATTATGCGATTTGTTTATGTTAAGCAACATGCACAAGTAAATGAAAACTTAGCAAAAGTAGAAGCGGTCTATAAAGACCGGAATCTTTTTATTTAA